The Martelella endophytica genome contains the following window.
AGTTGCGTGCGGTTCACGCAATCGAGTTTACGGATGGCATTGGCGAGATAGGCGTTCACCGTATGGTCCGAAAGCCCGATAATGCAGCCGATCTCGGACGATGTCTTGCCCTCGGCCGACCAGCGAACGACCTCCAGTTCTCGTGCTGAGAGCAAGGTGTGCGATCGGGATGATTCGTTGCTGAGTTCCTCGAAGCGGTTCGCCGCCCTCTCGGCCAGTACGGCGAGGTCGCGCTCTTCCTCCGTCGTCAGCGGCCGCCGGTCTCCGAGAAAAAGGACGGCGAGCCTGCCCTGTGGCGAGGGGACCGAACAGATGATCCCCATGCTCATCCGCATGCGCTCCATGCGCTTGCGGACGGGGGCGCGTGCCTCATCAGAGGGGTCGATCAGTTCCTGCAACTGCCACTGAAGCGGCGCCGCCGGGCGCTTTCGCGCCGTCGCCGCGATGGGCGAAGTCGGCAGTAATCCGGCAGCGTCATAGACATTAAGCAGCGGAATTGGCAGCGTTGTCATGTGGACGAGCGGAACGATCTTTTCCGAGCCGCTGTCGGGGAAATCGAGGAAGGTGACATGCCGGAAGCCGAATGCGGTGGCCATACGCTTGACGACCGGAAACAGGCCGTCGGCCGTTTTCACCCTGTCAACCGCCCTCAGTAGCGATCGCTTTCTGTCGTGAGTGGAAAAGTCCATATCGTGTGCCGTTCCCAGATAGTATTGCCGCCGAAGATCGGTCCTCCCGCAAACGGCAATGCGATGGATTCAGAAAGGCACCCGATTTTGCTTTTTCATTATATGTTATAATTCTCACAGCTTAAATGGCAAGCCAATGTTGTTGCTGTTGGTCAAAAATTCTCATAAGTTGCGACAACGTAAACTGCCGTTTGTTCTTTGTTGGCCCCAAAATTGACTGTAGTCTAGTTTTCGCAGTCGTCGCGTGATGCGAAAATGCCGCATCACCGGCTTCGACGTAGCGCGCAGGCGATACCTTTTTTGGTGGTTTCCACCGCGGACTTTCGCACTAAAATTGAATAGTACGGCGCGGCAGATATAGTGCTAAATGCCGTCCATCAATTTCGCGAAAGGCCAGGACATGTCCGATTCTCCCATCTTTAGCGCACCCTTCGGTGGCGACGACGATCGTCTGATCAAGGGGATGATCGGCCGACTTGCGGCGCTGAAGCTCGATGATGCGACGATCGATGCGGAAGCCCGCGACATGATCGGGGCGATCCGCGACGACAGCAATGCCAGCGTCGGAAGCGTCGAAGACTTCATGCGCGAATACGGACTTTCGACGCGTGAAGGCCTGGCGCTGATGGTGCTTGCCGAGGCGCTTTTGCGTGTGCCTGACGCGGAGACCCAGGAGCGGCTGATCGAGGACAAGCTGAAGGAGGGCGGCTGGCAGGACCACAAGGCTCATGGCGACCGTTGGTTCGTGTCCTCTTCCGCCTGGGCGCTCGCCACGGCCTCGCGCATCATCAAGCCGGGCGAAACGCCTGACAGTGTTCTGCGCGGACTTGCGCAGCGGATCGGCATGCCGAGCATGCGGATCGCCACGCGCCAGGCGATGCGCTTCCTCGGCCGTCAGTTTGTGCTCGGCGAAACGATGAAGGATGCGCTTGCGCGGGCGAAGAAGAACGAAGCCGAAGGCTATCGCCATTCCTTCGACATGCTGGGCGAGGGCGCCCGCACCCGCGAGGACGCCGCCCGCTATTTCAAATCCTACGCCGACGCGATCGAGGCGCTTGGCGGTTACATGCAAAAGAACGGCAAGGACCGCACGCTGCCCGACCGGATGGGCATTTCGGTGAAGCTCTCGGCCATCCATCCGCATTATCTCGCCACCCACCGCGAGGCGGTGATGCGCGAACTCGTGCCCGATCTGCTGAAGCTCGCGCAGATGGCGAAGGCGCATCAGCTCAATTTCACCGTCGACGCCGAGGAGGCCGACCGGCTGGAGCTATCGCTCGATGTTATTGCCGCCGTCTTCTCCGACCCCTCGCTTGACGGCTGGGACGGTTTCGGCCTTGCTGTGCAGGCCTATCAGAAGCGTGCAGGCGCGGTGATCGACTATATCAACGACCTCTGCGAGCGCACCGGTCGCCGGATGATGGTCCGCCTCGTCAAGGGCGCCTACTGGGATACCGAGATCAAGCGGGCGCAGGAGCGTGGGCTCGACGACTATCCGGTCTGGACCCGCAAGCCCGCGACCGACATCGCCTATCTGGCGGTGGCAAAGAAGATGCTCGACAGCCGGCCGCGCCTCTACCCGCAGTTTGCCACCCACAATGCGCTCACCATCGCCTCGATCTTCGCCATGGCCGGCGAGGATCGCTCCGGTTTCGAGATGCAGCGCCTGCATGGCATGGGCGAGACGCTTTATGACCACCTGATCGCCCGCAAGAATGCCGTTCCCTGCCGCATCTATGCGCCGGTCGGCGGCTATCGCGATCTGCTTGCCTATCTCGTCCGGCGGCTGTTGGAAAACGGCGCCAACTCTTCCTTCGTCTCGATCGTCGGCGACAAGAAGGTGCCGGTGGACACACTGCTCGAGCGGCCGCAGGACAAGCTGAAACTGGAAGACGGCCACAGTGCCCGCAATCGCCACATCCCATTGCCGAAGGCACTTTACGCCGACCGCAAGAACACGTCCGGCATCGAGTTTGGCCATCGCGAAAGCCTGGCTGCCTTGCTGAAGGGGATGGGCAGGAACGATCCCTTCGTCGAGGCTGTGCCGCTGGTTCCGGGGCTGAAGCCGACTGGCGAGACAAAGCCGGTCCATTCGCCGTCTGCGCCCTCCGAAAAGGTCGGCACCATCGTCTGGGCCGAGGCGGATGCCGTCGGGCCGGCCTTCGAGGCGGCGCGAAAGGGCTTCCAGAGCTGGTCGCGTCGTCCTGTCGCGGAGCGTGCCGCGGCGCTTGAGAAGATGGCGGATCTGATCGAGGAAAACCGTGCCTTTCTGATGCGGCTTCTCTCCGACGAAGCCGGCAAGACGCTGGATGACGGGCTTGCCGAAATCCGCGAGGCGGCCGATTTCTGCCGCTACTATGCGGTTCAGGCTCGAAAGATGTTTGCAAATCCGCTCGACATGCCGGGCCCGACCGGGGAAGACGACCGCTATTCATGGCGCGGGCGTGGCGTATTCGCCTGCATCTCGCCGTGGAACTTCCCGCTGGCGATTTTCATGGGGCAGATCTCCGCAGCCCTTGTCGCCGGCAATGCCGTGATCGCCAAGCCGGCGCCGCAGACGCCGCTGATCGCCTTCGAGGCGATCAAGCTTCTCCACAAGGCCGGTATTCCCGAGGATGTTCTGATCCTCCTGCCGGGTGGCCCGGAACTTGGCGCCGCGATCACCGAGCACCCGCTGCTGGCCGGCGTTGCCTTCACCGGCTCGACGGCCACGGCCCGCGCCATCAACCGCACGCTTGCCGGCAAGGATGGGCCAATCATCCCGTTGATCGCCGAAACCGGCGGCCTCAACGCGATGATCGTCGATGCGACGGCGCTGCCGGAGCAGGTTTCCGACGATGTCGTGATGTCGGCCTTCCGCTCTGCCGGCCAGCGCTGCTCGGCGCTTCGCGTGCTCTATGTCCAGGCCGACATCGCCGACCGGCTGATCGAGATGATCAAGGGGGCTGCGGCCGAGCTGACGCTCGGCGACCCGTCGAAATGTGACACCGATGTCGGACCGGTCATCGATGCCAAGCAATGGCAGATGCTGACCGACCACGTCGCCGAAATGCGCGAGACCCAGACTGTGCATCTCGCCACCGTAGCGCCGGCTGTCGGCACCTTCTTCGGGCCGCACATCGTCGAACTCGACAAGCCGGAAGCGCTGACCAAGGAGGTCTTCGGCCCGATCCTGCATGTCGTGCGCTACAAGGCTGGTGAACTCGACAAGGTCTGCGACAAGATTTCCGCGAGCGGCTACGGTCTGACGCTTGGGGTCCACAGCCGCATCTCGACCACGGCCGAGCGTATCGTCAACCGCATGGATACCGGCAATATCTACGTCAACCGCAACATCATCGGTGCGGTCGTCGGCACCCAGCCTTTCGGCGGCTCCGGCCTTTCCGGAACGGGTTTCAAGGCCGGCGGACCGGCCTATCTGCTGCGCTTTGCCCTCGAGCAGGTCGTCTCGGTCAATACCGCTGCTGCAGGCGGCAATGCCAGCCTGATCGGCATTTCGGACGACTGATCGGCAGTGATCACTCCGCCGCTTCGCGCAGATCCTTCTGCGCGATGTCGGCCTCGACGATCGCAAGCGTCGCCATGTTGACGATGCCGCGCGAGGTCACGGAAGGCGACAGGATGTGCGCCGGAAGTGCACTGCCGAGCAGGATCGGGCCGACATGCAGCGCATCCAGCATCGATTGCACCACCGACATGGTGATGTGGGCGGCGTCGAGCGAGGGGAAGATCAGCAGGTTGGCTTCGCCCGAAAGCGTGCTGTTGGGCATGGCGCGGTGACGGAATTCCTCGGAGATCGCGGCATCGCCCTGCATCTCACCATCGATTTCGAGATCCGGCATCCGTTCGCGCACGATGGCGAGCGCTTCGCGCATGCGCGCGGCGCTCTCGGAATCGCGGGATCCGAAGTTGGAATGCGATACCAGCGCCGCCTTCGGCACCATGCCGAAGCGGGCGACGGCATTGGCCGACTGGATGGTCGTTTCGGCAATCTCCTCTGCCGTCGGGCAGAAGGTGACGTGCGTGTCGGCAAAGAAGGTGGCACCGCGGTTCGAGATCAGCAGGCCGAGGCTCGAGAAATCGCGGACGTTCTCGCGCTTGCCGATGATGTCGGAAATATCGCGCAGATGTCGGTCGAACCGGCCCTCGACACCGCAGAGCAGCGCATCGGCATCGCCGCGCTTGACGGCAAGCGCGCCGATGACCGTGGTGTTGGTGCGCACGATGGTGCGGGCGCGGTCCGGTGTCACCCCGCGACGGGCGACGTGGGCCAGATATTCATCGACATATTCGCGGAAGCGTGAATCGCTTTCGGGATTGATGAATTCGACGTCTTCGTTCAGGCGCATGCGCAGGCCGTAGCGCTTCATGCGGGTTTCGAGCACGTTCGGGCGGCCGATCAGGATGGGTTTGGATACGCCCTCCTCGATCAGCACCTGGGCGGCGCGCATCACCCGCTCGTCTTCGCCATCGGAGAAGATCACGCGTTTCGGTTCGGCGGCCTTGGCGGCGGCAAAGACCGGCTTCATCACCAGGCCGGAGCGGAAGGCGAAGCGATTGAGCTGGTCGAAATAGGCCTCGTAATCCTCGATCGGCCGTTCGGCGACGCCGCTTTCGGCAGCAGCACGGGCAACGGCGGGCGCGATGCGCAGGATCAGCCGCGGATCGAAGGGGGAGGGGATCAGGTAATCCGGGCCGAAGATCAGCGGCTCGCCGCCGGTTGCCTGGCGCGGCACTTCCCAGACCTCTTCCTTGGCGAGGCCGGCGATGGCGCGCACGGCGGCCATCTTCATTTCCTCGTTGATGGTGCGGGCACCGCAATCGAGCGCGCCGCGGAAGATATAGGGGAAACAGAGGACGTTGTTGACCTGGTTCGGGAAGTCCGAGCGACCGGTACAGATCATCGCGTCCTCGCGCTCGGCACGGGCGAGGTCGGGCATGATCTCCGGCACGGGATTGGCGAGCGCCAGCACCATCGGCCGGTCGGCCATCTGCTTCAGCAGCGCGGGTTTCAGCGCACCCGCGACCGAGAGGCCGAGGAAGACATCGGCGCCGGCGATGTGATCGGCGAGCGCATGGGCATCGCTTTCCTGCGCATAGACAGCCTTCCACTGGTCCATGTTGGTTTCACGGCCGGGATGGACGAGGCCATCGATATCGAAGACCCAGATGTTTTCGCGCTTCGCCCCAAGCGAGACAAGGAGGTTAAGGCATGCAAGTGCTGCAGCGCCCGCACCGGAAGCGACGATCTTGACG
Protein-coding sequences here:
- a CDS encoding helix-turn-helix transcriptional regulator, which gives rise to MKTADGLFPVVKRMATAFGFRHVTFLDFPDSGSEKIVPLVHMTTLPIPLLNVYDAAGLLPTSPIAATARKRPAAPLQWQLQELIDPSDEARAPVRKRMERMRMSMGIICSVPSPQGRLAVLFLGDRRPLTTEEERDLAVLAERAANRFEELSNESSRSHTLLSARELEVVRWSAEGKTSSEIGCIIGLSDHTVNAYLANAIRKLDCVNRTQLVAKAIRLKLID
- the putA gene encoding bifunctional proline dehydrogenase/L-glutamate gamma-semialdehyde dehydrogenase PutA yields the protein MSDSPIFSAPFGGDDDRLIKGMIGRLAALKLDDATIDAEARDMIGAIRDDSNASVGSVEDFMREYGLSTREGLALMVLAEALLRVPDAETQERLIEDKLKEGGWQDHKAHGDRWFVSSSAWALATASRIIKPGETPDSVLRGLAQRIGMPSMRIATRQAMRFLGRQFVLGETMKDALARAKKNEAEGYRHSFDMLGEGARTREDAARYFKSYADAIEALGGYMQKNGKDRTLPDRMGISVKLSAIHPHYLATHREAVMRELVPDLLKLAQMAKAHQLNFTVDAEEADRLELSLDVIAAVFSDPSLDGWDGFGLAVQAYQKRAGAVIDYINDLCERTGRRMMVRLVKGAYWDTEIKRAQERGLDDYPVWTRKPATDIAYLAVAKKMLDSRPRLYPQFATHNALTIASIFAMAGEDRSGFEMQRLHGMGETLYDHLIARKNAVPCRIYAPVGGYRDLLAYLVRRLLENGANSSFVSIVGDKKVPVDTLLERPQDKLKLEDGHSARNRHIPLPKALYADRKNTSGIEFGHRESLAALLKGMGRNDPFVEAVPLVPGLKPTGETKPVHSPSAPSEKVGTIVWAEADAVGPAFEAARKGFQSWSRRPVAERAAALEKMADLIEENRAFLMRLLSDEAGKTLDDGLAEIREAADFCRYYAVQARKMFANPLDMPGPTGEDDRYSWRGRGVFACISPWNFPLAIFMGQISAALVAGNAVIAKPAPQTPLIAFEAIKLLHKAGIPEDVLILLPGGPELGAAITEHPLLAGVAFTGSTATARAINRTLAGKDGPIIPLIAETGGLNAMIVDATALPEQVSDDVVMSAFRSAGQRCSALRVLYVQADIADRLIEMIKGAAAELTLGDPSKCDTDVGPVIDAKQWQMLTDHVAEMRETQTVHLATVAPAVGTFFGPHIVELDKPEALTKEVFGPILHVVRYKAGELDKVCDKISASGYGLTLGVHSRISTTAERIVNRMDTGNIYVNRNIIGAVVGTQPFGGSGLSGTGFKAGGPAYLLRFALEQVVSVNTAAAGGNASLIGISDD
- a CDS encoding NADP-dependent malic enzyme — translated: MSENSDKTTTADDLQSQALFYHRYPRAGKLEIQAIKPLGNQRDLALAYSPGVGAPCLAIHENPGDAAKYTSRSNLVAVVSNGTAVLGLGNIGPLASKPVMEGKAVLFKKFAGVDVFDIEIDAPTIDEMVSTVAALEPTFGGINLEDIKAPECFEVERILREKMQIPVFHDDQHGTAIIVAAAILNGLELAGKSIENVKIVASGAGAAALACLNLLVSLGAKRENIWVFDIDGLVHPGRETNMDQWKAVYAQESDAHALADHIAGADVFLGLSVAGALKPALLKQMADRPMVLALANPVPEIMPDLARAEREDAMICTGRSDFPNQVNNVLCFPYIFRGALDCGARTINEEMKMAAVRAIAGLAKEEVWEVPRQATGGEPLIFGPDYLIPSPFDPRLILRIAPAVARAAAESGVAERPIEDYEAYFDQLNRFAFRSGLVMKPVFAAAKAAEPKRVIFSDGEDERVMRAAQVLIEEGVSKPILIGRPNVLETRMKRYGLRMRLNEDVEFINPESDSRFREYVDEYLAHVARRGVTPDRARTIVRTNTTVIGALAVKRGDADALLCGVEGRFDRHLRDISDIIGKRENVRDFSSLGLLISNRGATFFADTHVTFCPTAEEIAETTIQSANAVARFGMVPKAALVSHSNFGSRDSESAARMREALAIVRERMPDLEIDGEMQGDAAISEEFRHRAMPNSTLSGEANLLIFPSLDAAHITMSVVQSMLDALHVGPILLGSALPAHILSPSVTSRGIVNMATLAIVEADIAQKDLREAAE